Within Legionella birminghamensis, the genomic segment GTGCGGCAATTTCAATTACCCGGGCTAAAGAATTAGGGATTGAATCGAAGCTGCCTTCTGATTCCGTTATACTCTGTTCATTTGGGGATGCATCAACCAACCACGCTTCTTCCCAGACTACATTGAATGCCTGCTCCTGGATTGCCAGCCAGGGATATCCTCTGCCTTTGGTCTTCATTTGCGAAGATAACGGAATAGGCATTTCCGTTCCTACTCCCAAGCACTGGATTGAATATTCAATCAAAAACCGCCCGATGATTCATTATATCAGCTGTGATGGATTGAATATCGCCGATATTTATAGCAAAGCGCAGGAAGCCCAGCAAATCGCCAGGCAGAAAAAACAGCCCGTCTTTTTACACATGAAATGCGTGCGCCTCTTAGGTCATGCGGGATCGGATATTGAATCCCAATATCATAGCCAGGCTGAAATTGAACGGATAGAGGCGAATGATCCCTTGCTCCATACCGCCAGAATTCTACACGAACAGAACTGGATGAGTCTGGAAGCAATGGTGGATTTGTATCTGGATAATAAATCCCTGATTGAGGCAAAAGCCATGGAAGCCATTCGCTTGCCGCGGATGGGCAGTGCCGCTGAAGTCATGTCCTCCCTCGTTCCTAAAATCACGCCAGTGAAACAATATGCCTTGCCCGGTGAGGCGGAACGGATTAAAGCCTTTGGCAGTGCCTATAATCAATTGACGTTAAAACGTAATCTTTGTCAGAACATTAATTTTGCTTTGACTGATCTGATGGCTCAATACCCCAACATGCTGATTTTTGGAGAAGATGTCGGCAAAAAAGGGGGCGTATATCGGGTTACCGCTGATTTGCAGGCAAGATTTGGCCAGCGCCGTGTTTTCGATTCCCTACTCGATGAAACGACAATACTTGGGACAGCTATTGGCCTTGCGCATAATGGTTTTATTCCTGTTCCTGAAATTCAATTCCTGGCTTATCTGCATAATGCAGAGGATCAGTTACGCGGTGAAGCATCGACTTTATCCTTTTTCTCCAATGGCCAATACCGCAACCCCATGCTGATACGCATTGCTGGACTTGCCTATCAGAAAGGCTTTGGTGGGCATTTCCACAATGATAATTCTATTGCAGTACTTCGTGATCTTCCGGGTGTCATTGTTGCTTGTCCCTCCAATGGAGCGGATGCTGCTAAAATGTTAAGAACCTGCATGAAACTGGTGCATGAAGAAGGGCGGGTGGTTGTTTTCCTCGAGCCAATTGCTCTTTATATGACCAAAGATTTGCATGAAAACGGCGATAATGGCTGGTTGTCTGAATACCCTGCTGTTAATGAGATCATAGAATATGGGGATGTTGGCGTATTCGGTGAAGGGGATACTGTCATTCTGACCTATGCGAATGGCTATTACTTATCGAGGCAGGCCGCTAAAGTGTTGCGGGATCAACATCAGATTAAAACTAAAATCGTCGATTTACGTTGGCTAAGCCCACTGCCTGCCAAGTCGATTTTGCGTGAGCTGGTGAAGGCAAAACGCGTTCTCATTGTCGATGAAGGCCGGCGAAGTGCTTCAATCAGCGAAGGATTAATGACTCTTCTAAGTGAAGAAGCTTCTTCTCGCTTAAAGGTTAAACGGATAACGGGTGAAGATTGCTTCATCCCCCTGGGAACTGCGTGGCAATATTTGTTGCCGAGTAAAGAATCCATTGTTGAAGCAGTTCTTGATTTGAATTCAGTGAAAAGGGAGAAAGAAAGTGGACGACTTGCTGTTTCTTGAAGAACAACTACAAGATGATGAGCGGATGATTCGGGACAGTGTCGCCCGTTTTGTAAATCATGATGTGATTCCGTTAATGGCTGAAGCCTTTGAGCATGGCGAGTTTCCTCGTCAACTGATTAAACAATCGGCTGAATTAGGTTTGCTGGGATTAACCCTGCCTGCAGAATATGGCGGCGCAGAAGCGTCCTATGTTTCCTACGGTCTGGTATGTCAGGAATTGGAAAAAGGCGATAGCGGCTTGCGAAGCTTCGTATCCGTACAAAGTTCATTGTGCATGTATCCCATTTTTCGCTATGGTTCAGAGGAACAAAAAAGACGCTACCTGCCTGATATGGCAAGAGGGGAGGTGATTGGCTGCTTTGGATTGACTGAGCCAGATTCCGGTTCTGATCCAGCCAGTATGCGCACTTATGCCAAAAAAGTAGACGGCGGCTGGCGTTTGAACGGTTCAAAAATGTGGATCACCAATGCGCCTATCGCAGATATCGCCATTGTCTGGGCTAAAACAGAAGAGGGGATCCGCGGCTTTATTGTTGATTCAAAGGCCAAAGGATTTTCAGCGCCTGAAGTTAAACATAAAATGTCCCTGCGCGCTTCTTTAACCGGCGAGCTGGTATTTGAGGATGTTTTCGTTCCCGATGAAAATTATTTGCCCGGTAGTGACAAAGGCTTGGGCGCACCGCTGAGCTGTTTAAGCCAGGCGCGTTATGGAATTGCCTGGGGAGCCATTGGTGCGGCCATGGCTTGTTTTGATGCCACGCGGGATTATCTGCTTGAACGTAAGCAATTCACCAAACCCCTGGCTTCTTTCCAGTTAATTCAAAAAGACCTGGCCGATATGTATACTGAAATTATTAAAGCCCAGTGCATGAATCTGCAGATTGGCCGCTTAAAGGATCAGCATCGCGAAACGCCGGTTATGATTTCCCTGGCCAAGGGCAATGCCTGCCGCGAAGCATTAAAAATTGCCCGCTCCTGCCGTAACCTTTTAGGGGCAAATGGCATCAGCCTTGAATATCCAGTCATCCGTCACATGCTCAACCTGGAATCAGTTTTCACTTATGAGGGAACGGATAATGTGCATACGCTAGTATTAGGGCGTCATATCACGGGTATCAATGCCTTTGGTTGATCTGACAAGATGCCAATGTCCCGCGTTTTATACCATAGCTATCTACACAAATGCAGTCGAATCCCCGCGGCTGGGACCGCGGGGCCCATGTCTGGTGGCCGACATGCTCTTCAGAGAAATCCAATGTTGCCGATATAGCAATTAAAACAGTTAGGAACAAGTCTTTCAAACATAATCCTAAAATTAGCAAAACTGATATTCCAAATAGGCTTCGTGTGGGCCCCGCGGTCGCTGCCGCGGGGATTCGATGCGGGAAAAAAATGTGATTTTATCCGCGGGACCCTGGCAATTCGTTAACAATTCGCAAAATTGTTTTGATACAACTCAATTTGCCTGCGTATATCTTATAATTAAATAAACAATTGCACAGGTGGGGTTTATGGTTAAGAAACGATTCGGCATCATCACGCGTGAATACACCAACAAATCGAAGGATGAAGACGAAGACAAAGATCTGGATTCGAAAAAGTCAAAAAAAATAAAAATGACGGAAAAGCCAGATACGCGTGTAAGGCCTATGGATGCGATATCGCCTGAATACCTCAGGGAAGCGCTGAAGGTTGCCGGCAGCTCCAATGATACCTTGCAAAATTCATTTACCGGTGCCGAGATGGGAAATATGTTAGGCAATGGGGTTCCCGGTTATATTGCTACTGGAACCGATCCTGAACTGGATGAAACTGCCGAACAATTTGAAGAAGCAAATAATCTGAATAAGATTTAATCAACAAGGGTTTAATGGACTATCCTTTAGCTAGGGATAAGAAAAGGTTAAATAATGATTAATAAAATAACTGGATTATTAATCAGTGTATGCACTCCTTTAGCTGCTTTTGCGCATCCTCTGGAAGACGCGGCCACTCCACCGTTTAGTCCTTATGCGGATATGACTATCAATACTTACTGGGATCCGGATTATCAGTCCATCCAACCGATGGACTTGAGTAAAATCGCCACGGAACAGGATTTAAAAGCCTTTCGCTTGGCGTTCATTAC encodes:
- a CDS encoding thiamine pyrophosphate-dependent enzyme, yielding MLDRASVVDEQFLNKVRAADFPAAQSGTQAAEAGIDKKMAIELFDSQIKSRLLDLIARQLKEKGLSFYTIGSSGHEGNAVLGQVFRRTDMAFLHYRSAAFYLQRAKQLSGCDGVRDILLSLVAAAEEPIAGGRHKVFGSVPLSIPPQTSTIASHLPKALGAAISITRAKELGIESKLPSDSVILCSFGDASTNHASSQTTLNACSWIASQGYPLPLVFICEDNGIGISVPTPKHWIEYSIKNRPMIHYISCDGLNIADIYSKAQEAQQIARQKKQPVFLHMKCVRLLGHAGSDIESQYHSQAEIERIEANDPLLHTARILHEQNWMSLEAMVDLYLDNKSLIEAKAMEAIRLPRMGSAAEVMSSLVPKITPVKQYALPGEAERIKAFGSAYNQLTLKRNLCQNINFALTDLMAQYPNMLIFGEDVGKKGGVYRVTADLQARFGQRRVFDSLLDETTILGTAIGLAHNGFIPVPEIQFLAYLHNAEDQLRGEASTLSFFSNGQYRNPMLIRIAGLAYQKGFGGHFHNDNSIAVLRDLPGVIVACPSNGADAAKMLRTCMKLVHEEGRVVVFLEPIALYMTKDLHENGDNGWLSEYPAVNEIIEYGDVGVFGEGDTVILTYANGYYLSRQAAKVLRDQHQIKTKIVDLRWLSPLPAKSILRELVKAKRVLIVDEGRRSASISEGLMTLLSEEASSRLKVKRITGEDCFIPLGTAWQYLLPSKESIVEAVLDLNSVKREKESGRLAVS
- a CDS encoding acyl-CoA dehydrogenase family protein, producing MDDLLFLEEQLQDDERMIRDSVARFVNHDVIPLMAEAFEHGEFPRQLIKQSAELGLLGLTLPAEYGGAEASYVSYGLVCQELEKGDSGLRSFVSVQSSLCMYPIFRYGSEEQKRRYLPDMARGEVIGCFGLTEPDSGSDPASMRTYAKKVDGGWRLNGSKMWITNAPIADIAIVWAKTEEGIRGFIVDSKAKGFSAPEVKHKMSLRASLTGELVFEDVFVPDENYLPGSDKGLGAPLSCLSQARYGIAWGAIGAAMACFDATRDYLLERKQFTKPLASFQLIQKDLADMYTEIIKAQCMNLQIGRLKDQHRETPVMISLAKGNACREALKIARSCRNLLGANGISLEYPVIRHMLNLESVFTYEGTDNVHTLVLGRHITGINAFG